TTCATCAAAATGACAATCCGCATACCTGGCCTTAAATAAATTACCCGTAGTTGGCTCAAGGTATTTTATAATCGTGGGGGAATCATATCCAACATATATCCCATCCTCCTTTGAGGTCCCATCTTTGTTCTCTGTGGTGGAGCAATTCATACATAGACGGCACAGCCAAATGTCTTAGGATGGGATATGTCTGGCTCATGACCCGTAAAAAATTATGATGGGGAATATTTATGTTCACTAGACGGTCTGATACGAATCAGTTTAGCCGCGTGCAAGACCGCGTGTCCCCAAGCTGTGGCCGGAAGCTTAAACCTCATAATGGTCTAGCTATTAGCTGAATTCGTTTTATGAATGATTCGGCCAAGCCGTTCTGTGTATGTACAGGTGCCACAGAGTGTTCGACACTTACCCCCATGGACATACAGTAATCATTAAACGCTTGGGACGTGAACTCACCAGCATTGGTCTCTATCATTCCGACNNNNNNNNNNNNNNNNNNNNNNNNNNNNNNNNNNNNNNNNNNNNNNNNNNNNNNNNNNNNNNNNNNNNNNNNNNNNNNNNNNNNNNNNNNTGTTTCCTTCGCCCTTAGTCTCAATATGAAAACCATTCATTCGAATGTCTTTAAAGCTCAATAGGCTTCTCTTAGAGCTAGGTGAATACAATGCATCAGATATCTCAAGATGCCTACCCTTAGGCAACATGATGTTAGCCTGATCGTAGCCCTCTATGAGACTGGCTATACCCGGAATGATACTTTAGAGACTTCATATAAAAACTTTCATTCATTAATAAAATAAGTTAAAANNNNNNNNNNNNNNNNNNNNNNNNNNNNNNNNNNNNNNNNNNNNNNNNNNNNNNNNNNNNNNNNNNNNNNNNNNNNNNNNNNNNNNNNNNNNNNNNNNNNNNNNNNNNNNNNNNNNNNNNNNNNNNNNNNNNNNNNNNNNNNNNNNNNNNNNNNNNNNNNNNNNNNNNNNNNNNNNNNNNNNNNNNNNNNNNNNNNNNNNNNNNNNNNNNNNNNNNNNNNNNNNNNNNNNNNNNNNNNNNNNNNNNNNNNNNNNNNNNNNNNNNNNNNNNNNNNNNNNNNNNNNNNNNNNNNNNNNNNNNNNNNNNNNNNNNNNNNNNNNNNNNNNNNNNNNNNNNNNNNNNNNNNNNNNNNNNNNNNNNNNNNNNNNNNNNNNNNNNNNNNNNNNNNNNNNNNNNNNNNNNNNNNNNNNNNNNNNNNNNNNNNNNNNNNNNNNNNNNNNNNNNNNNNNNNNNNNNNNNNNNNNNNNNNNNNNNNNNNNNNNNNNNNNNNNNNNNNNNNNNNNNNNNNNNNNNNNNNNNNNNNNNNNNNNNNNNNNNNNNNNNNNNNNNNNNNNNNNNNNNNNNNNNNNNNNNNNNNNNNNNNNNNNNNNNNNNNNNNNNNNNNNNNNNNNNNNNNNNNNNNNNNNNNNNNNNNNNNNNNNNNNNNNNNNNNNNNNNNNNNNNNNNNNNNNNNNNNNNNNNNNNNNNNNNNNNNNNNNNNNNNNNNNNNNNNNNNNNNNNNNNNNNNNNNNNNNNNNNNNNNNNNNNNNNNNNNNNNNNNNNNNNNNNNNNNNNNNNNNNNNNNNNNNNNNNNNNNNNNNNNNNNNNNNNNNNNNNNNNNNNNNNNNNNNNNNNNNNNNNNNNNNNNNNNNNNNNNNNNNNNNNNNNNNNNNNNNNNNNNNNNNNNNNNNNNNNNNNNNNNNNNNNNNNNNNNNNNNNNNNNNNNNNNNNNNNNNNNNNNNNNNNNNNNNNNNNNNNNNNNNNNNNNNNNNNNNNNNNNNNNNNNNNNNNNNNNNNNNNNNNNNNNNNNNNNNNNNNNNNNNNNNNNNNNNNNNNNNNNNNNNNNNNNNNNNNNNNNNNNNNNNNNNNNNNNNNNNNNNNNNNNNNNNNNNNNNNNNNNNNNNNNNNNNNNNNNNNNNNNNNNNNNNNNNNNNNNNNNNNNNNNNNNNNNNNNNNNNNNNNNNNNNNNNNNNNNNNNNNNNNNNNNNNNNNNNNNNNNNNNNNNNNNNNNNNNNNNNNNNNNNNNNNNNNNNNNNNNNNNNNNNNNNNNNNNNNNNNNNNNNNNNNNNNNNNNNNNNNNNNNNNNNNNNNNNNNNNNNNNNNNNNNNNNNNNNNNNNNNNNNNNNNNNNNNNNNNNNNNNNNNNNNNNNNNNNNNNNNNNNNNNNNNNNNNNNNNNNNNNNNNNNNNNNNNNNNNNNNNNNNNNNNNNNNNNNNNNNGGTTTATAAAATCGAATGTGTTTTAGTATTAGGGTTTTAAATAAAATTGATTTCATGCATTCATGCAATAAGCATGTATGTGGCTAGGATCATGGATATTAGGGTTTGGATTTTGATCTTAGATCATTGGGGTTTTGAGATTCAAAACCATTAAGGTTTCAATTTTAGTTGATCAAACAATCAATCTCGATTAGGGTTTGGGGTATCGAACTTATGATTATAAGCTTCGATTTACTCATTGGGGTTTTGATCTATTACCGTATGGTTTTGATTTCAACATTAGATCATACTATTATGGTTTGTAGTTTTTATGGTTTCGATTCTTATCAAACAATCAAATTCGATTATAGGTTCTCTTTAAGGTTTCGAATTACCTTAACCTCAAGTAGGGTTGAATGGACCACCAAAGAGATGAACCGCGAGCTGGAACTGATCGGAACGCAAGCTGATGTTGTCGCGAGCTGTCTGATTTCTGAGATCGGGAACGCGAGCTGTCTGAGATTGTCTTGTTTGCAAGCTGAGGTTGAACAAGCCGAGATCGTCTGAGCTAGGATCAGGAACGCCTTGAGCTGAAGCTGATCGGGAACAGATTGCAAACAAGGATCGGGATGTAAGGTTTCACGATCGGGATTAGGATGGTTCGCCGGTAAGGATGTTCGCCGATTAGGGTTAGGGTTTTAGGCGGTTTGTTTTAGCTTAGGGATTTAGATTATATCGTGTTGATAACGTGTTGTGAAACTAGAGAATAGAATATATGTTTCTGTATTATTCATAAACATAAGGAGTTCTTTATATATAGGGAATTACACCGTCATAGAATAATGGAAAGACTAAAGAAAGGAAATACAAACATGGAAAGAGTACAAATCATAATCTAATAAGGAAAAGGCAAGATGTCGATTTTCTCTCTATCTCCTCACGGTCGACTATCTCTCTCTAGCATTGGACCGGTTATGAATTAAGCCGGTTATAGACACCCACAATATAATTTATAACAGTGCAAGTTGACGAAAATATCCAATTATCCATTTTCTGCAATACTTGCATGGTATGTTACTATGTTTTTGTATCACGTGATATATAAGGATATCACATGGAGTAATTTTTTCCACTGAATTATATACACTGATTAAGCTTCAGTAAAATTAGGAATATTACAAACCCGGCGAAAGATGTTTATATCATTATAGCAAGAAGGTGAATAAAGAACCTAATTTTAATTAGGAATATTACAAAACCCGGGGAAGGTAATACGTCAATGCACGATGGAACACAAATAATACGTCAATGCATAGAGCCCAAATTTAATAGTTTATAAAGCCCAGTTATGTTTGATCGATTGTTTGAGACGTCAAAGCTTTCTGAATTTTGCATGTTGTGAACGACTTTGAAAAACACCGATAAACTTAGATGATTTATTCCGCTATGCAAAGTCATGATTTTGTCAAAGGAGACATTATGTAGAGAATGATGAGAGTATAAGATTGGAAGAATATTGTATTGACCCTCATAAGAATAATAGTTAGAGTTACATATATATTTATACTACAGATGTTTCCTAAACTAGATAGATACAAATATATATGAGTATCTTATATAATAAATATACAATATTAACAATAATGTTTATGATCTCCTTGATCTTTCTATACGCCCCCTCAATCTCAAGGTGGTAATGGAGTTGTAGCGGAATTAGTTGCTTGAGATTGACTCAGTAATCATGCCATTTTAGTATTTGGATCAGCAGGTGAAGACGGTGGTGTTGGTTGTGAGGAGGTGAATGGACAGAGATGATAATGATGTGCCTCCTTTGGTGGTTGTGTTCTCGTTGACTATGTGTAGCGCAAACACTTACATGAGGGAGTGTTGCTTGTTGGAGATGAAGCACCTTGACTTGGAAACAGAAAATAGAAGGTCGAAGGCTTATAGATTCAGAGGCACGTTTGATTGAGCATGAATGATGATAGGAAGCACTTTGGCTTGGTAACAAAACCATTTTTTTTTAAAAAAAAAAATTTGTTTTTCTAATACCTAAAAAATATAGAACAAAGAAAACGTTTCTTTTTTTTTTTTAACAAAAAGAAGAAATAGATTCAGAGGTCTTCGGAGATATGAATAATAAGAAGCTCCATGGCTTTAAGAAAAACAAAACAAGAAGCATTAAGCTTTGATTTTGGAAGTGAAGCCACGTTGGCTTAAGAATTATGAAGATAAAAATGAGGCATGAATATAAAGAAGCACTAGTCTTGGATTCAGAGGTCTATTGTAGACTTGAATAACAAAAAGCTCAATGGCTTAGATTCAGAGGTTCACATGAACATGAATGGCGGAAGCATATAGCTTAACAGAAAATATAATAGAAGCTCAACGGCTTGAAATAAAAAAATAAAGAAGCTCTGTAGCTTGAAGAAAATAAAAGAAAAACAGGAACGAAACAGATCGTTAGATCATTGTAGCTCTGATACCATGTAGAAAATGATGAGAGTATATGATTGGAAGAATATTGTATTGACTCTCATAAGAATAATGTTAGAGTTACATATATATTTATACTAGAGATGTTTCCTAAACTAGATAGATACAAATATATATGAGTATCTTATATAATAAATATACAATATTAACAATAATGTTTATGATCTCCTTGATCTTTCTATACATTATGACTCCTAAAACATCCAATCTCCGGGAAAGATATGTACTAGATAAGTGACAAAGGGAGAGAGAGAGAGAGCAAGGATTTGAGACGCAAGATACCGCTCAAGAAGGTCAAAGCACAAGACATTTTTTGAGGCTTTAGTTAGGACTGTTCAATATGGCAAAAACGAACCGTACCGAACCGAACCGAACCGAACCGAAATAGATAATATGGTTTGGATTTGGTATATACCATACAAACCGAATGGATATGATTTTTAAAAAACCGTAGGATTTGGATATGGTTCGGTATATAACCGATAAAACCGAATAAAACCGATCAAAAAATAGAAACATGTAAATATGTATATATTTTATAACGACGTATGAAAATCATAAGTTATTTTTTTTTGCTAATAACTATTACTATATTTTTTACAGTAATAAAAAAGTCCTGATTTGTAAAACACTTGAACTATAATTAAATAACAATTCATCGCAAAGATGCTTCTTATTTTCTTAGTCTTCTTTTGATCTTTTTGCTTTAATTTAGCATTGACTAAATTGAAATAAAGATTATAAATTTGATGATAACAATTAGTGGAAATTCTTCACAATTTTTTTTATCTATAAACGAATAGAGTTTTATGTTTAATAGAAGAAACATGACTTTGATGAATGCTAAATATGAAAGAATAGAAAAACTTTTATTTTGTGCTTCGTGCTTCTGTTTTATTTTTTGTTTTTTATTTTTATTATCAAAATTTTGAGCTTTGATTTTAATTATAGATTTGATTATTTTATTAGATGATAGAAACATTTTTTATTTTTCTTCTTTTATTTAAACATATAATGTTTTTTAATAAATGAATGTGTTGATAACATGACTCTAAAATTCATATAATATGATTCCAAAATAAATAATTATGTTTTTTGGTATAAAACCGAATAAACCGAAAACCGACGGTATATAAACCGAACCGAACCGAAGTAAATATGGATTTAGAATGGTAGTTGTATTTTACTAACCGAAATACCGAAAAACCGAACCGAAACCGAACCGATATCCGGATTGAACACCCCTAGCTTTAGTAATCAGCTCAAGCTCCTTCAAAACCTTAAGCTTGGTCCCATGACAAGCCATCGCTGAAACTTAGTGACATGAGATATGAAATATCGTCACCTCAAAGAAAAGTTTAACGTTTATTGTCATGTGCAAGTCAGTGCAAAACTCATATACCTTCAGTTCTGCACATGACTGTATGATTTTTTATTTTTTCAACTTCATCACTAAACATTTAAACAGCCGCATAGCCAAGATTTTATAAGAAAGAATTTTTGCATACAACTTATTCAAGTAGCATTTTTGATTTCTGAAATCAAAAGTCTATAAATAAATAAAAATAGAATGGATAGAAAACAAACAATACTATATAAGCTTACACTACATAGAAAGGTTTCCAAGAATCATGAATCAATAAAGATTTTTGTAAAAAAGACTTTCCGAAACTTAATAATCTCAACAACTCGAGCACTTTACCGGTCATGTCAACAAACGACTTCCGCAGCTGACTCTACGGGTATGATCTACAAACAGCTATTTCAATTGACTAGTAAACATGTGTGAGATTGAGAGTGGACCAGGCTTAGTTCTGGTATCATGACAGTAGTATCACAAGAACCAGAGACAGTACAAAAATCCCAAAACGTGTTACTCCTTCATTGTAGAGACCTGAGAGACCAAAAACGAGAATACACATTTCAGACTTGTCACACTTAACAGTTGAGAGAGAGAGGATAAACTTACCAGGTTGCGAGGAGGCAGCAGCAGGAAGAGCAGGGATTGTAACAGCTGCAAGAAAAAAGACTAAAAGTTAAACCACAAAAGAGAAAAAAATTGTGGAACCTAATAAACACGCACGTTTTTCACAGGTAGAGGCTGATGATTGAGAAGAAGGCCATGGGGCAGGAATGTTGTCATTGAGATCACAAGTGAAGCTTATTCCCGAGTCTTGATCAAATATTGCATCTGATGGTAAGCTTGGTAATAGACAACCTGATTCTTTTTTAACCAACAAAAATAAATAAGAAATTACAAAAAAAAAATGATTCTCAAGTTTCCAACATGATAAAAATCGAGGGAGTTTAATTCACACCTTGGCTTCCAACTGTTTGTATCCAACCACAATGCGTCATCAAAGCACATAAAATAAACAGTTAATAAAGATTTATAATTGAAATTAGAAAAAATACAAGTAGAGAGAGTATAAAGTAGAGGAACCTTGAAGAGAGAAGTCTTTGAGACTTATATGACAAACGCTGAAGACATTCTTAGTGATGTTTAGCTTCTGGAGCTTTGTCCCCAGAGAGGTCGCGCAGTCCAAAGCTTGCAAATTAGTTATAAGTGCTTGCTTTTGCAGATGAGACACGTAACTCTCCATTGCACCACAACAACCCATTTGGTTACTCAGTTCGTTGCTGCAGTTACCACTGATGTCTCTCATGTCCGAAAAGACAAGAGGACAGACTGAAAAAACAAATAGATCATGTGACATTGTCCACCAAAACTCAAAAGTTAAATCTGATTTGCTTTTACCTCTATTGATTTTGCAGTTTGCTAATCCTCTGAGAGTTTCCTTAGCTTGAGAAGGTTCAAGTTTAGTAGCTAGCCAGCGTTGCACTATGTTCTTGCAGTCACTGATCCTAACCGAGTTATCGGTCAAAGGCTCTGATGCTTTCAGAGT
This sequence is a window from Brassica oleracea var. oleracea cultivar TO1000 chromosome C1, BOL, whole genome shotgun sequence. Protein-coding genes within it:
- the LOC106314958 gene encoding uncharacterized GPI-anchored protein At1g61900-like isoform X2; the protein is MTRRAEFEMGLFVVLQFMFMLYLCSSEELLPEISPDTSPQPFLPFIAPSPMVPFINTTIPKLSGLCSLNFTASEGLIQTTSHNCWTVFAPLLANVMCCPQLDATLTITLGKASKETGLLALNRTQSKHCVSDLEKILVGKGASSRLRSICSLYSSNLTASSCPVINVDEFESAVDTSKLLLACEKVDPVKECCEQACQNAILDAATNVTLKASEPLTDNSVRISDCKNIVQRWLATKLEPSQAKETLRGLANCKINRVCPLVFSDMRDISGNCSNELSNQMGCCGAMESYVSHLQKQALITNLQALDCATSLGTKLQKLNITKNVFSVCHISLKDFSLQVGSQGCLLPSLPSDAIFDQDSGISFTCDLNDNIPAPWPSSQSSASTCEKPVTIPALPAAASSQPGLYNEGVTRFGIFVLSLVLVILLS
- the LOC106314958 gene encoding uncharacterized GPI-anchored protein At1g61900-like isoform X1, producing the protein MTRRAEFEMGLFVVLQFMFMLYLCSSEELLPEISPDTSPQPFLPFIAPSPMVPFINTTIPKLSGLCSLNFTASEGLIQTTSHNCWTVFAPLLANVMCCPQLDATLTITLGKASKETGLLALNRTQSKHCVSDLEKILVGKGASSRLRSICSLYSSNLTASSCPVINVDEFESAVDTSKLLLACEKVDPVKECCEQACQNAILDAATNVTLKASEPLTDNSVRISDCKNIVQRWLATKLEPSQAKETLRGLANCKINRVCPLVFSDMRDISGNCSNELSNQMGCCGAMESYVSHLQKQALITNLQALDCATSLGTKLQKLNITKNVFSVCHISLKDFSLQVGSQESGCLLPSLPSDAIFDQDSGISFTCDLNDNIPAPWPSSQSSASTCEKPVTIPALPAAASSQPGLYNEGVTRFGIFVLSLVLVILLS